The Salvia splendens isolate huo1 chromosome 20, SspV2, whole genome shotgun sequence nucleotide sequence aaaagaaagagaaaaagataaccataaatggatataaactatttttatgggatagacgaaaaaggaaatatgacatatttctatgggacgtaGTGAGTATAATTTAGcaatataaaataattgtatTCAATTTCTATACTTAATTCATAGCTACCAATCATgggaataaagtaaataagaAATCACAATTCCATCCTTTTTATATTTCTTGTTCACACCAAGATTATGAATCACCCACCAAGCATATTTATATTTCtgattctttttcttttccattttctttCCCCTTAATCCATTAAACTACACAATTTTGGCGTGTTTGAAAATACTAAATCGGAAAAAGAGAGCAAAAAGCCTATAAAGAtactttgattaaaaaaaatatataacccCATCCCTGTATGGAATAATACATAAAAAACTACGGAGTATATTATATGAATCAAAAAAATGTAAGAAGCTAAACAGAGAAAAAATTATAAGCACcaaaaaatatatgaatataaGGCTATGGCTGTGTAATCCTAGTAGTGAAGGTTCAAGGCAGCGGCGGGGCTTCTAGGCGAATGTAATCGTAGAGGACGCCGAAAAACGGATTTCCACCACGCAACTGCCTGAGATATACCGTGTTTGTTCCTTCCACCAACAGAGATCCCAATATTTTCACACTGAACAATCTGTAGAGCCCATGAATCCCGTGCCTCGCAATCACGTTCTCTTTCCCGATCATCCCCGTGGTGAAATAAGGCCGGTCGTTCACCCCTACTTGTATCTCTGCATAGCTTGCAGATGCCAACGCAAGCTGAAGCGTGTACGTTCCTCTGCTCATCACGTTTTTAACGCTGAACACGATTTTCCATGTCGTTGCTAAGTATTGTCCCTTCGCATTCCTGGTTACATGTGCGAAAAACCAGTCCTTGTGATAGTCGCTTACTCCAACGGTGTAAACGAGGTCGTTACGAGGATATAAGTCCGTGTATCTGCTCCACAGCCCGTATTGCCTGTACTTTTCTGTGTGGTTGATGAATAGTTTGTTTACGAGGTTAGGGTATGGGTCGGGAACGTAGAACTCTGCTGCATTGCGGTCAGGGATCCCGATTTCCCAGAGCGTTGGACCGTTTCTTGGAGCGTTGTACACGGCTTCGCCTATCGCAACTTGTTTTCCTGGAAGGATGGTTATGTCGGAGGGGTGTTTGTAGTCCCCGATGACGCCTGGCACCCACGCGTACAAATTGTACGTGCCTGGCCTAACCCCACCGATGCTCAAGTAGCCGTTTTTGTCAGTTCGTGTCCAAAATTGATAGCCCTGAGAAATGAAACAGGATTTTAGCAGGAAATGCctatgagacttatatagtgattTCAGTTCTCTTAGCACTGATGTgggataataatatttatatatttagtttcaattgctAACGCATACTAACATAATAACTGACCTTAGTGTCCTCTTGCCAAGATCCTACAACTCCGGGAGGAGCCAATCCGACGTAGGCTGATTTTGCTGGTGCCGTTACAATATCATGTACCAAAAGGCGGCCGGTGATTGCACCGCGTTGATTGGCATCAGGGAAATCTGGTGATTGTGGGAAATCATATGGCCATTTCCTCATCTCTTCTGCTGTCTGATATTAACacaaataaaaatgtaaatgaagAGTATTAAGATAAGCTTAGTGAAGACAAAGGTACGGACCTGACCTGTCTCTTGGCATCTCCCCATATGGCACTAGTGCTGGGACCCGAGTTGAGGTACATGAAAACAGGGCCAAACACCTTCTTCCACGGCTCTCCATTGCGCAAGCTAACGCCAAAGGTGTCACCGGCATAGTGATTACTGAAAAACGTAGCTAAGGAAGTTGGGCCGGCATGTGATGTGAGGTCTTGTTTGATAGGGCCGCCTGCTCGAAATTCATCACCAGGCATCACCACCCAGAATCCCATGCGCGGATTAGTGGAGCTGATCCAGCCGTGCACGTGGTTATCTTCGTTGTTGCACGAGTACTCATACTTGTCATCCACCTCTCCTTTTAGTTGTGGGTTGCTAGGATGTGATATGATAAC carries:
- the LOC121781511 gene encoding rhamnogalacturonate lyase-like, which codes for MSRLFPVSNQEASPPVQLNVTPTHVEIDNGIVKLTLMNPGGLITSIGYNGVDNILEYVLTEDRRGYWDIVWSRPDRSGTNFDMLFCTRFRVIVATADQVEVSFTKTWSPSLDKEVPLNVDKRYILLRGSSGFYSYSIFEHLQGWPALNIDEARVAFKLHQDMFNYMVISDDKQRVMPTDKDRQAGDPLAYPEAVIISHPSNPQLKGEVDDKYEYSCNNEDNHVHGWISSTNPRMGFWVVMPGDEFRAGGPIKQDLTSHAGPTSLATFFSNHYAGDTFGVSLRNGEPWKKVFGPVFMYLNSGPSTSAIWGDAKRQTAEEMRKWPYDFPQSPDFPDANQRGAITGRLLVHDIVTAPAKSAYVGLAPPGVVGSWQEDTKGYQFWTRTDKNGYLSIGGVRPGTYNLYAWVPGVIGDYKHPSDITILPGKQVAIGEAVYNAPRNGPTLWEIGIPDRNAAEFYVPDPYPNLVNKLFINHTEKYRQYGLWSRYTDLYPRNDLVYTVGVSDYHKDWFFAHVTRNAKGQYLATTWKIVFSVKNVMSRGTYTLQLALASASYAEIQVGVNDRPYFTTGMIGKENVIARHGIHGLYRLFSVKILGSLLVEGTNTVYLRQLRGGNPFFGVLYDYIRLEAPPLP